A window of Saimiri boliviensis isolate mSaiBol1 chromosome 1, mSaiBol1.pri, whole genome shotgun sequence genomic DNA:
CCCTCCACCTGGTCCACTGAGAGGACTCACCTGCCTTTCAGAGATGCAGATGGGCTCCCGGAGCACAATCCAGGTGACACTCTCACTGAGAGGGGGAGTCGTCAGGGAGCCGGGGTAGGTCCAGTAGTGCCGGCTGGCAGGCAGGAGGCACTTGGGGTTGAAGCAGCTGAACTGAGCTTTGGTGCCCTGAAGCAAGGTGGAGGAACCCAGGAATCAGCACAGACCTCCAGCTGGGACCAAACCAGCAGCTTctccacctttctttctttctctttctttccctttttttttttttttttttttttttttgatggagtctcactttgtcacccaggctggagtgcagtggcacaatctcagctcactgcaacatctgcctccctagttcaagcaattctcctgcctcagcctcccaagtagctgggattataggcacgcaccgccacaccaggctaatttttgtatttttagtagagactgggtttcaccatgttggccaggctggtcttgaactcctgacctaaagtgacccgcctgcctgggcctcccaaagtgctgggattacaggcatgagtccctaCACCCAGCCTTCTCCACCCATTTCTAGCAGCAGGATTTAGGCTTCTCTTTGCCCACTGATGCAAATTGTGGGCAAATGTCTGTGATCCCAGATGCCATCTTCCAGCCTGAGCCAGGCCCTCTCCATCCATTTGCTTGTATGTAAGAGCTGTGGCTCCTAGAGTTCTTTGGCCATGATGTTCCCTCCCTTGCCTTCAGCTGCCCTCAATGACATTGCCTATTAGACCACCATTAATGTGACAAGCATCTTATCAATCCTATGCCCAGCGAGGCTGCATGCTGGGCACCCAAGAGCGCTGCTGACCCTGATGAGGCATCAAGTGCAGGGCCCTGCTGGTGCTGACACTCCCCCTTGGTCTCAGCAAGGGTTTACTCCCAGAATGAAAGAGTGGATGAGCCCAATTTGTGAGccagcctcttcctccctccccatccgGCTGCTTGGGTCAGGGACATGGGCTTTACCTTGAACCGGACCATGTAGAGTGCATCTGTCAGACGATTCATGCTGGGGTGCTCGTCTCCTGTCTGTCAGGGAGAGGGTAGTGTGAGCCCAGAACCCACTATGCTCCAGAACTAGGGGCAGTGCCAGGCTTCCCATGCCTCTCCTGGCCCCAGCAAACCGCCACTCACCTCTAAGAAAACGCCAACCACAGCCAGGCCATCAGGTGCCGAGGCCGCCTCCCCAAAAGTACTGTACTTCTTGGCATTCCAGTGAACCAGATGCAGCTATGGGGCAACAACACGCCAATGCTTCGTGCCTCCCAGGGGCACGGGGATCTCTGAGCCAGGCTCCCCTCACTCCCAGCATATTCCTGGCCTCTTTGCAGGAAGGGGAAGCTATCAAGTCTTCCAGGATTGGAATGCTGGGGGGCCCAGGGGAGCCCCAGAGGGTCACAGGTAGCATCCACCCAACTCTGGGCCCAATTTTCTTCTGAGCTCCAGGAGACCCAAAGAGGAATGTGGCTCAGACCCTGCCTTGCAGGGAACGAGCTGTGAAATTGATCATGAATATCTAGCATGATACCTCCTTGAGGAGGTGGTGCCTAGAGCCGAGTCCAGAGAATAAATAGGGGATTATCACAGGGAAGCCTTGGGGAAatgtattccaggcagagagaatagCACAGGCAAAAGCTTGGTGGTATGAAGGAGCCAGGTGTGGACAGGGGATTCATTACATGCAGCTCAGTGTATAAAGAGGTGAGGGGAAAGATGAGGCCAGGCAAGATCAGTTCATGCACAGCCTTGAATACCAGACTCAACCCTTGAAGGGCTGTCAGCAAGGCTGCAGTGGGACTGGATAGCCCTTCAGAAAACTCCAGGACACACAGACCAGGAAGTACAGCAGTGAGCAGGGTTCAGATGGAAAACCCTGCATCGGGGGTGGGCAGAAGGTATCTCTTCCAAAGGTCCTGAGTGCTCCTTTTCCCCCTCTCCAACACCCCACCCCAGGCATCCACAAGCCCTGTCTACCCAGGCCTGCGTTCCTTCCTATATAGCAGAGGGATTCAAGTAGAGGAGGGCCCGTACCTCGCTGGGGAAGGATTTGCCATCCACCGTGTGCTCAGAACCCACATCATGCTTCTTGCCCCAGTGGAAGTGAAACTGCTTGAGGCGGTAGGGCCCTTCCAGGGGGCCCCCAGTCACCACTGTTGGTAGAAGTAGGGCAAGTGGCAATCAGCAGGGTACGACCGACAGCCCAGTGCCAGGACCAGGGCAGCAGCCCAGGAAAGggacacatatttttttttttttttttgagtcaggatctcgctctgtcacccagcctgaaatgCCATGGCAAACAGTTTAttatagcctcgacctcctggcctcaagccatcctcctgcctcagcctcccaagtagctgggattacaggcacctgccacatctgtctaattttttgtatttttagtagaaatggggttttatcatgttggccaggctggtctcaatctcctgacctcaagtgatctgcctgccttggcctcccaaagtgtaggatacattttcatttggaaaattcACTGGACTGACTGGGCTTGGGCTGGTCTCCACCACCTCCCTCACCCCCGTCCCTTGAGCTGGGCCAAGGCAGAAATCCTGACAGCCCGCAGGTGGCAGAGGCGTCTGGGACCGACAAAGGATAGCTCTCTAGCTGTCTTCCCCACGCCTGCCTGATTTTCCATGGGTAGGACCCTGCCTCGCAGGACCCCCATTACCACTGACAATTAGGCCTTCCATGTCTGGAACTCTGATCTGGAGTTaggttgaaaagactattttgtTTAGTCTGCATAGTAGCCCATGAAGGACAGAACTtattattatccatattttataaagggggaagctgaggcagagaggtGGCAAGGcatctgcccaaggtcacacaccaaGGCACTGAACTAAGGTATGAACTTGTAACTCTTATGTCCAAAGCCCAAGCCATTAATCACAGCCAACACAGCCTCCCTAGAACCTTGAGCCTTCTTTAAACTTGGTATTTTTCCAGAGCAGGAGGGTAGCTCCTGAGGGTCTCTACCTTCCTGGACAGGCCCAAGTGCCTCCAGTGCCATCTCCCCCAGAGATGGCCTCTTCTGAGGGCCCCACTTGTCCTGGTTTTGTTACTTTCTTGCTTTGATACCTGGTGAGTTGGGGCCATGAACGAGGCCTCCTGGGACTGATAGAATTTCCAGCTGAAAGGGatctggaggaggagggagcccc
This region includes:
- the CA7 gene encoding carbonic anhydrase 7 isoform X2, which gives rise to MTGHHGWGYGQDDGPSNWHKLYPIAQGDRQSPINIISSQAVYSPSLQPLELSYEACMSLSITNNGHSVQVDFNDSDDRTVVTGGPLEGPYRLKQFHFHWGKKHDVGSEHTVDGKSFPSELHLVHWNAKKYSTFGEAASAPDGLAVVGVFLETGDEHPSMNRLTDALYMVRFKGTKAQFSCFNPKCLLPASRHYWTYPGSLTTPPLSESVTWIVLREPICISERQWQQPHAARTL
- the CA7 gene encoding carbonic anhydrase 7 isoform X3; this translates as MSLSITNNGHSVQVDFNDSDDRTVVTGGPLEGPYRLKQFHFHWGKKHDVGSEHTVDGKSFPSELHLVHWNAKKYSTFGEAASAPDGLAVVGVFLETGDEHPSMNRLTDALYMVRFKGTKAQFSCFNPKCLLPASRHYWTYPGSLTTPPLSESVTWIVLREPICISERQMGKFRSLLFTSEDDERVHMVNNFRPPQPLKGRVVKASFRA
- the CA7 gene encoding carbonic anhydrase 7 isoform X1 — its product is MTGHHGWGYGQDDGPSNWHKLYPIAQGDRQSPINIISSQAVYSPSLQPLELSYEACMSLSITNNGHSVQVDFNDSDDRTVVTGGPLEGPYRLKQFHFHWGKKHDVGSEHTVDGKSFPSELHLVHWNAKKYSTFGEAASAPDGLAVVGVFLETGDEHPSMNRLTDALYMVRFKGTKAQFSCFNPKCLLPASRHYWTYPGSLTTPPLSESVTWIVLREPICISERQMGKFRSLLFTSEDDERVHMVNNFRPPQPLKGRVVKASFRA